The DNA segment TTCGATGATCAGATCGGGCAACGCCTCGAGCGTTTCGTGGAGCGCGAACTCATTAGACGGGACGGTAAATTCACCAAAGACGCTCATACAGCAAATACGGGACACTCCGAGAAAAGCAATCAGATTCTCAATATATTGTGACGATCGCGACCGACAGAACGAAAACAGACCGTGTGCAGCGCAATACCGCTCAACGTCGAGACAACCTCCGATACCGGCCATGCGGGTGACGCTAGCGCCGTCTACAAACGCGCAGTGGGTACGTTGCGTCACACGCATCGAGCAGAGACAATCACCCAACTCGGCCACATCGAACGGAAACTGTCACGGCCCAACGGTACACCAAACAATCGGCGAAACAGGGGTACAACGCCCACGTATAGCAGTTAGAGGAAGTCCAGCAACGCTCAGCGGTGGCGGCTCCACTCGAGTGTGACGATAGTCCAAAAATTCGGCCGGTTATCTCGTGCTGAGTTCGTCTTTGTCGCTGACAACCTGTGTCTCTGCCTCGCCACTCGTGTTCTCGTTGACCACGTCGTAGAAGTCGTTTTGCAGCCCGGCCGGGAACGTGATGACACCGATCCAGGAGCCATCAGGTTGCCACTCCTCGCGCTCGAGGTCACCGTACTGACGGATCTTCGCCTGCGCACTGCCGGCGTGTTCCGGCGGGATCTGGACGGCAACCGTAATTTCTTCGAAACGAATCGGGATAATCGGCCGCAGAGCCTCGAGCGCGTCATCGACTTGCTCGCTCGCCGGCTCCATGGGTTCGACGGTAAAGCCCGCCTCCTCGAGCGCGTTGTCGATTCGTTCGGGCGGATGCGGGGCGTTATCCATCTGCGGATTGATCGCGTTGCGTGCAATCGTCGTAATCAGTTGCTTGCGCTTTTGGGCCTGCATCTCCCGGCGCTGGTCGGCTGTGATCTGGATCTCTCCCTGTTTGATCACTTCGGGGATGATCTCGAGTGGATCCGTCGTGTCGAATACGTCCTCGAGGTCGTTTTCTGCCGGCCGATCGCCGGTCGAGGCGTTATCGAAGACGTCCTCGGCAGCGATAACCTCCTCGAGGTCGCCGTCGAACTCGCCACGTTTGATCGCCAGTGCCGCATCCGGGTCGACTAGCACTTCGAAACGCGCGCCGTGAGACTCGAGTCGCGCGGTGACAGCCTCGTCAAGCGAGATCATACTCGAAGATAGCCGCGGGCAGTTACAAGAGTGTTTCCCGTCACCGGAGTATTCGGTGTCGATACCGAGGTGAGTCCTCGAAGCCGATTACTCGTCGGCTTCCTCGTCTTCGTCCTCGCCCTCGTCGAGCAACTCGTTTTCGACGAGATGGGTTTCGATTTCGTCGTCTTCGAGCTGGACGAAGCGCTCGGTTTCGGCATCGATCGTTGCCAGTCCGACCTCGTTTGGCAACAGCGAGCCGTCGTTGACCGAGGCCAGCGCCTCGAGTGCCAGGCTAACGCCGCCGTCGAGGTCGGCACCTTCGTCGTAGTTCTCCTCGAGGAAGCCCTGAAGTTCGCCGCGGTCGGCACCGACGGCGAGGGCCTTCCACTCGTATGGCGTTCCGGAGGGGTCCGTCTCGAACAGTCGCGGTTCGCCGTTTTCGATGCCGCCGACGATGAGCGCGACACCGAACGGGCGAGCGCCACCGACCTGCGTGTACTGCTGGATGTGGTCTGTCACCGTCTTCGTCAGCGTCTCGACACCGATCGGTTCGCCGTAGCGCAGGTGGTTGACCTGACTCTGTCGGCGGGCGAAGTCGATCAGTTGGCGAGCGTCGGCGACGTGTCCGGCGCTGGCGATGCCGATGTGGTCGTCGGCCTTGTGGATTTTCTCCACGCTCGAGTCCTCGAGCAGTGGCGAGGGAATCCGTTTGTCGACCGCGAGGACGACGCCGCCTGCCGTTCGAATGCCGATACTCGCGGTGCCACGTTTAACCGCCTCACGGGCGTACTCTACCTGGTAGAGCCGGCCGTCTGGCGAGAAGATCGTGATCCCGCGGTCGTACGCCTGCTGTTGGGCTTGTCCCTGCATAGTATCACGTTAGATCGCAGTCGAGGGCTGTCGTGTTGATCGTCGCGTCCCCCGTTGTCCGTCTACAAATCCATTCCGTACAACGGCAACACGGTCAGCGATATCGAACACGACGTTTCTCTCTTTCGACCCTAACCGGTGGCGTCCTAAATAGTTTTCTTACTGGGGCATCCTCACCGGGTCCGAAACAACGCCGGACACGACATCACCGGAGGATGGCTCGAGTGTAGTAGAGAACCCCCAGATCGTGGAAGTTCAAAACCCCGCAGTCCTCGGTGGCTCCGCATCCACCGTTAAAACTTCGACTCGGCCGCCCGGATCGTTCCACTGACCCCCGCGATCAGCACGCCCAGTGGCTGGCGATCGACCGCGTCGATACAGGCGACGGCGGCTCGCGCCGGGGTCACCATTCCGTGTCGAACACGAACGATGGCTTCACCCTGTCCGTCACCGAACCGAAATCGAACCACCGTCAGATCAGCGTCTGCGCTGCCAGGATCGCCAAGCAAGTTCTGGCCCGCATACCAGAGTTCGCGCTGAAACGCACGTCGGTCGATAGAACTCCCCGGACGGCTCTCGAGTGAAATCGCGAGATAGCGCCAGCGCGGCCGGAGATGCTTGGGGAGGTGTTTCATCGATAATGATCGCCTGTATGTTGGCGTTGGGACCGGGTGGACCCGTCTCGAGAGGGACTCACGCCTCGTCCTCCCGGGGTCGTTCCGCTACCAGCACGCCGACGAGGTCGTGCACGCGTTCGACGGCTGTAAGCGAAAATCCGGCGTCGGTGAGCGCATCCGCGAGCACACCGACGGTCGCCGGGTCGTCGACGGCAGGGTCGTAAAACGACGCGCTCGAATCAGCTTCGTCGAAAAACATCAGGTCGCCGAGTACGAATCGCCGTGGCTCGAGCCCCGCAATCGTCTCGATGGCATCGCGTTTAGCCGCATCGTCGAGATGGTGCATCGCGAAGTTTGACGTGACGA comes from the Natronosalvus amylolyticus genome and includes:
- a CDS encoding ribosome assembly factor SBDS; the protein is MISLDEAVTARLESHGARFEVLVDPDAALAIKRGEFDGDLEEVIAAEDVFDNASTGDRPAENDLEDVFDTTDPLEIIPEVIKQGEIQITADQRREMQAQKRKQLITTIARNAINPQMDNAPHPPERIDNALEEAGFTVEPMEPASEQVDDALEALRPIIPIRFEEITVAVQIPPEHAGSAQAKIRQYGDLEREEWQPDGSWIGVITFPAGLQNDFYDVVNENTSGEAETQVVSDKDELSTR
- the psmA gene encoding archaeal proteasome endopeptidase complex subunit alpha — translated: MQGQAQQQAYDRGITIFSPDGRLYQVEYAREAVKRGTASIGIRTAGGVVLAVDKRIPSPLLEDSSVEKIHKADDHIGIASAGHVADARQLIDFARRQSQVNHLRYGEPIGVETLTKTVTDHIQQYTQVGGARPFGVALIVGGIENGEPRLFETDPSGTPYEWKALAVGADRGELQGFLEENYDEGADLDGGVSLALEALASVNDGSLLPNEVGLATIDAETERFVQLEDDEIETHLVENELLDEGEDEDEEADE